Proteins encoded in a region of the Zea mays cultivar B73 chromosome 2, Zm-B73-REFERENCE-NAM-5.0, whole genome shotgun sequence genome:
- the LOC542248 gene encoding tubulin alpha-5 chain gives MREIISIHIGQAGIQVGNACWELYCLEHGIEHDGTMPSDSSVGVAHDAFNTFFSETGSGKHVPRAIFVDLEPTVIDEVRTGSYRQLFHPEQLISGKEDAANNFARGHYTVGKEIVDLCLDRVRKLADNCTGLQGFLVFNAVGGGTGSGLGSLLLERLSVDYGKKSKLGFTIYPSPQVSTAVVEPYNSVLSTHSLLEHTDVAVLLDNEAIYDICRRSLDIERPTYTNLNRLISQIISSLTTSLRFDGAINVDVTEFQTNLVPYPRIHFMLSSYAPVISAEKAYHEQLSVPEITNAVFEPSSMMAKCDPRHGKYMACCLMYRGDVVPKDVNAAVATIKTKRTVQFVDWCPTGFKCGINYQPPSVVPGGDLAKVQRAVCMISNNTAVAEVFSRIDHKFDLMYAKRAFVHWYVGEGMEEGEFSEAREDLAALEKDYEEVGAEGADDEGDEGDDY, from the exons ATGAGGGAGATCATCAGCATCCACATCGGCCAGGCCGGGATCCAGGTCGGCAACGCCTGCTGGGAGCTCTACTGCCTCGAGCACGGCATCGAGCACGATGGCACCATGCCCAG TGATTCCTCGGTTGGCGTCGCACATGATGCCTTCAACACGTTCTTCAGCGAGACTGGTTCCGGCAAGCATGTGCCCAGGGCCATCTTCGTCGACCTTGAGCCCACTGTCATCGACGAGGTTCGCACTGGCTCGTACCGCCAGCTCTTCCACCCAGAGCAGCTCATCTCGGGGAAGGAGGACGCAGCTAACAACTTTGCCCGTGGCCACTACACGG TTGGGAAGGAGATTGTCGATCTATGCCTGGACCGTGTGCGCAAGCTTGCAGACAACTGCACTGGGCTGCAGGGATTCTTGGTGTTCAATGCTGTTGGTGGTGGTACTGGCTCTGGACTTGGTTCACTGCTGTTGGAGCGCCTTTCAGTTGATTATGGCAAGAAGTCTAAGCTTGGTTTCACCATTTATCCTTCCCCACAG GTGTCAACAGCTGTTGTAGAGCCATACAACAGTGTCCTCTCGACCCACTCCTTGCTCGAGCACACTGATGTTGCAGTCCTCCTGGACAACGAGGCTATCTATGACATATGCAGGAGGTCCCTTGACATCGAAAGGCCAACCTATACCAACTTGAACAGGCTGATCTCACAGATCATATCATCACTTACCACCTCCCTGAGGTTTGATGGGGCTATCAATGTGGATGTTACTGAGTTCCAGACCAACCTTGTTCCATACCCACGTATTCATTTCATGCTTTCCTCATATGCCCCTGTAATATCTGCTGAGAAGGCCTACCATGAGCAGCTCTCTGTGCCTGAAATCACCAATGCTGTATTTGAGCCCTCAAGCATGATGGCCAAGTGTGACCCAAGGCACGGAAAGTACATGGCTTGCTGCTTGATGTACCGCGGTGATGTTGTTCCTAAGGATGTCAACGCTGCAGTTGCAACCATCAAGACCAAGAGAACTGTCCAGTTTGTGGACTG GTGCCCCACTGGATTCAAGTGTGGCATCAACTATCAGCCACCCTCTGTTGTCCCTGGAGGTGACCTGGCAAAGGTCCAGCGTGCCGTGTGCATGATCAGCAACAACACCGCCGTTGCCGAGGTGTTCTCACGCATCGACCACAAGTTTGACCTTATGTACGCCAAGCGTGCATTCGTTCACTGGTATGTCGGTGAGGGTATGGAAGAGGGTGAGTTCTCAGAAGCCCGTGAGGACTTGGCTGCTCTTGAGAAGGACTATGAGGAAGTCGGTGCAGAGGGTGCCGATGATGAGGGTGACGAGGGAGACGACTATTGA